The DNA sequence CAGCTTATGTCCTACTGTGCTCAAAGACCCAAATGGCCTGCCAGCAGGATAAAGCGCATTGGGCCAGAAGCCCTATCGGACAAAAGCTAAATAGAGGACACTATATACTGATGAAAGACAAACAAGCAGTGGCAATCACAAATGCATATTCAGAAAAAACAATTAGAGAAATGTTAGTCTAGGCTCAAATCATGTTAATTAGAGAAAAACTCACATCCCATAATGATGGGTGATGATTGGAAATCCATATTTATACATTTGCAATTCAATATCATTTTAACTTTATGTCCCCAAAAACTAATCTCTTCAGAATCATGGACTCCTAACAAACTGATTCAATTGCTTGTTCACACATCAAAAGTATACAAATTTTAGTGCCTACATGTGTTTCAAGGAATTGTTCCACAGAGAATCTCACATCAGATGGGAGGGAGAGTATCATCAGTATTATCATAATGGATTCCAAGACAATTGAAATAAATGGGAATAGGAAATacgatgaaaaaaataataataaacaaaagAAGATATGCATTGTTGTAAAAGCCTAGGCTACTATTTTGAATTACAAAAATTAGAACATGGACAATGCTGTAATTAAGTGACCAGATTTGAGAAATGGTAATTGCATAAACTTCACTAGAGGAGGGAGTCTGGGAGGAGAACTGTGACCAAAAAATTTGGATGACACAGGTTGCATATATCAGGCCCATCATGGGATCTCCTTATTCTCTACCAAGATATATTCGCCAGTTCACTCATTACTCTCCTACTGActaaacaactagattaaagaagACATATAGAGATAACACCTTCTTTTCATTGCTGTTGGAGAGCTAATAGGTTCAGATACTAACATTAAGAAAGTTTAATAGAAGaacaataagaaaaataaagaaaattaccTGAATATAAGGATAGGTATTGGCAGCTGCAGTGTCACCGATAAGCATTGAGTCACACTGTGAAGAGTTTCGAGCATTGTCTGCCTTTGACTGAATTTGAACAAGTCCCCTATAACAGTTTCTGGAATTCCCAGCTGAAATACCTTTTGAAATAATTCGACTTCTGGTATTCTTTCCCTTGTGTATCATTTTGGTCCCTGTATCTGCCTGCTGATAGTTATTTGTCAAAGCAACAGAATAGAACTCTCCCACAGTATCATCCCCCTCCAATACAACACTTGGGTACTTCCAAGTAATTGCAGACCCCGTCTCCACCTGAGTCCAAGATATCTTAGACCTATCCCCTGCACAAAGTCCTCGCTTTGTAACAAAATTATAGATCCCACCCTTTCCTTGCTCGTCACCAGCATACCAATTCTGCACCGTGGAGTACTTAATTTCTGCACCCTCAGCACAATACAGCTCAACTACAGCTGCATGAAGCTGGTTTGTGTCGTAAGATGGTGCAGTGCATCCTTCCAAGTACTCCACAAAACTCCTGTCCTCAGCAACAATCAAAGTCCTCTCAAATTGTCCCGTTTCCATGGCATTAATCCTAAAATATGTAGAAATCTGCATTGGGCACTTAGTATCCTTTGGTATATAACAAAATGACCCATCACTAAACACAGCAGAATTCAAAGCTGCATAGTAGTTATCCTCACTAGGCACAACTCTCCCCAAATACTTCCTAACCAAATCTGGATACTTCTTTATAGCCTCAGATATTGAACAAAAAATCACACCAGCCTTTTCTAGAGTCTGCCTATGTGTTGTAGCAATTGAAACACTATCAAGAACTGCATCAACCGCAACATTAGCCAATCTATTCCTTTCATTCAAAGGCACACCAAGTCTATCAAAGTACATAAGAAGTTCTGGATCAGCCTCATCAAGACTATTCAAAGTGGGTTTCTTTTTAGGAGCTGAATAATAACAAATATCTTGAAAATCAATTGGTGGATACATATTATCAGACCATTTAGGCTCCTTCATTTTCAAGAATTTGTCGAAAGCATTTAATCTAAACTCAAGCATCCAATGGGGTTCCTCTTTTAGCGAAGAAATTAACCTGACTGTTTCCTTGGAAAGACCTTTAGGGATCGAAAAGGAGTCAATATCCATATTAAACCCAAATTTCTTGTCGTAGTCGCGATTACGAAGAATTTCCCGAATTTTATCATCAGAACTAGAAATTGAAGTGGAAGCTCTATTACCTGAATCCGTGTCGATGGTCTTGGATTCAAAGCCGACATCAGCGCGGATCTTGACTAGATTTGCCGGTCTGGGGGTTCTGGGGACGGTGGATTTCAAAGGAAAGGGAAAGGGTTTGGATAATTTAGCTGAATCGGAGATAGGTTGGGGAGAAAAGCTAGAAATTCCATTAGCCAGCAGAGAAGCCATGGTTGTGGTTTAGATGGAAGAACAGAGAGGAACAAAAGTGAAAGTGCGTCAAGTCCCGTGTATCCCACACGAGCCATAAATCGGTTTTGGCCACTAAACTATTCATAAGCCGCCAAATTTGAACGGCAGCGATGCAGATTGCAAATGACCCACGAATCGTGGATGGCTCTCCTCTCTCCTCGCTCCTCTCTCCTCTCTCCTCTCTCCTCTCACGCTTCTTctatctctatttttttaaatatattttaaataattacataatattttcttttctaattttaactttatttttaaatcctaTGACCAATGGGAGGCTTCCACATATACCCTAATGTCCGTCCTTTTTCCCTTGTATGTGTATGCCAGTGTCTAGATTAAGATAATGAAAttgacattttataaaaaaaataattttttcattgtaaattattttgtaattaaataTGTGATCTAAttcctaatttttaaattaatatttttagaaatgaaTTTTctgattatattaattttttgtgttattgttaaaataatttttaatgatttatttaataatagttatttgcaaaataaaatttattttgtaaatattcAAATTAAGTTATTATTGGACGTCCCATAAGGTGATATGCAATTTGGAAATCATCGTTAATGGCTTTAGCTTTGAAGTTTATATGAAACCAAAAAGCAAAACGACTAGTTCCATCCTCAATGATTCCAGCAAGCACAGCACTATCACACTTCAAGAACTCCACAAGCTGAAAATTCACATCCTAATAGGAGAAAGAGACAGAATTAAcctataaaattattaacttttGTAAGAAGAAAactaatcaataaaaataaagaaatacatTTTTCTGGTTGAAGAATGCAATTGCGATCTCtgccattttattattaaataattttggtgTAGGCTAGGAATCCTTTACATACTTTTTCCGaccatttttcttctttctcttattACGATTCactctaaatttatttaaaggATCCAGAAATAtagattcaaaaattttttaattcaaaaattttcttatttagtGTCTTCCATATGTGCCACAAAATAAGTGA is a window from the Manihot esculenta cultivar AM560-2 chromosome 16, M.esculenta_v8, whole genome shotgun sequence genome containing:
- the LOC110603654 gene encoding UPF0051 protein ABCI8, chloroplastic, producing the protein MASLLANGISSFSPQPISDSAKLSKPFPFPLKSTVPRTPRPANLVKIRADVGFESKTIDTDSGNRASTSISSSDDKIREILRNRDYDKKFGFNMDIDSFSIPKGLSKETVRLISSLKEEPHWMLEFRLNAFDKFLKMKEPKWSDNMYPPIDFQDICYYSAPKKKPTLNSLDEADPELLMYFDRLGVPLNERNRLANVAVDAVLDSVSIATTHRQTLEKAGVIFCSISEAIKKYPDLVRKYLGRVVPSEDNYYAALNSAVFSDGSFCYIPKDTKCPMQISTYFRINAMETGQFERTLIVAEDRSFVEYLEGCTAPSYDTNQLHAAVVELYCAEGAEIKYSTVQNWYAGDEQGKGGIYNFVTKRGLCAGDRSKISWTQVETGSAITWKYPSVVLEGDDTVGEFYSVALTNNYQQADTGTKMIHKGKNTRSRIISKGISAGNSRNCYRGLVQIQSKADNARNSSQCDSMLIGDTAAANTYPYIQVKNPTARVEHEASTSKIGEDQLFYFQQRGIDYEKAMAAMISGFCQDVFNELPDEFGAEVNQLMSLKLEGSVG